Part of the Spea bombifrons isolate aSpeBom1 chromosome 3, aSpeBom1.2.pri, whole genome shotgun sequence genome, TTATggttaatgcaaaataaagaatacacatttttacagtgggtgcaattttttaaaatgcatacttTTAGACTATATACCATAAGCACTTTTATATTTAACTAACAGAAGTTTCCACAAGCTCTTTCTATAAAAGTTCCAATTTCACAAAGTATCATTTCAAAAAAGAGAGAACCAGACTGATAAACACCGCTCTGATGATATGTCAATGAGGTCATCATTCAGTAAAATGTCAATGTATGGAAGGGGATTTCTTAAAAACAGACAAGTACTTTACTGATATTATTAAACTTGAAGGAATGTGTTATATTAGGcttttacagaaaatatttcttCAATTTATTCTTGAGGGATGTGCCCAACGAATTGAAAAAATCTCCATATATTTTTCCAAGCAGGATTGTAGTTGGAAATACTGTGCACTTGTAATGTTAATAGCACTTCTGATGATTAATTTATGGATAATGAAAGTTTTGCACTCCATCGTTCAagaacttacacacacacatctacctTGAAGTACAGGAGGGCTGGTACCTCATGTCCTGGAGAGCAGCTTAAACCTAGTAGGTCCTAGTCCCAGACTTCACCAGGACTCAAACCCTGATTTCCATGTTGATGGCCCTCATCCTTATCAGTTGGCCAGCCTGTTTTCCATAGTAACTATGACTCCACAAGCCTGGATATGATTGCCTATTCTCCTCAGTTGTGGCTGATCAAGTGTCTGTTCTCTACCTAAAAAAGCcacttactgtgtgtgtcttattATTGTGGTTCCTATTTGCCCTTTAATCAAGCCTACTGCTGCTTATACTTTACCCGTTGCCAATTCTGGACCATCTCACTTTGTTGCTTTCTCCTACAGCTGACCTGGCTGGCTACGCTTATTACCCTTCTATAAGCTCAGGAACTCAACCACCTTGGCATCTAGGGGCTACTTCCGTCAGGAGACCCTGCTGACCCAGCTGCTGGACTCCTAACCAGCTTAATATCAGTATCGTTACAGCCATAGGAAAGAATCACAAAGACAAGAGGGAGATACGGAGTTTTAGTATAAAAATCTTCTAGGGTACAGTCTTGTTAGAGGAGACACAGCCCTGAGGTCTACAAAGACAAAAATACCCTAGATATTCTGTGACCCTTAaactagaaatataaaatgaaaataattatttgctgTCACCCTCCAATAAAAATAGAGGAAAATTGTATGTAAGGGAGCCCTTTGGGGGGGATTTTACTGTATgcaggggattttttttccccactgttctcttttttaaattatattattcatacacaattattatattaatagaaAATGCATCAACAGAAAGCCCAatctgtcctttaaaaaaatatagtatatgattttcatacaaaaaaaagaaaacatctggCTAAACAAAATTGCAAACACCAGAAACGACTGTTTTCATTCATTACTCTATACAGTGAGAAAAGACGTGGAATATGtaaacattaatttattaaaaggcaCCAGCACCcatttcataaatataaaaaaaatgtaaaaatgcttaaaaagaaTACCACAGtaaattattttctctttttacaATAATTACTACAAGCATTTGTATATTTGCTCTACAACTATATAGTATATCATATTTACATTCTTTACGTTGAATTCTTAGAAATAGgctatattgatatatatatattagcgaGTTTATTCTAAAAGTTAGTTGTCAGTCTTTTGGCAAAAAAATCAGTAGTTTTAGGTATATCCAGTGATGTATTAACCTTTGGTGCTGCCCTTGGCCTAACTCCTTTTGGGTCGCTGTTCTTACTACTAGGTTTtgtggtatgatgtcatatctcgaCGCTCCTCTTTTAAGGGAAGTGCGTCAGGAAACAATGAAGGACTGTGCTGACTCAATAGCGTTaatgggctagttggggagatccatGGGGAAACCAGTCCATTTCGTAATGGTGTTGCAGCCTGAGGGTCCCTGTTATGCGGCGGGATAGGGGCTGCCGCTCCCCCGGATCTCCCACAttaggcctaggccagaatacgtcactgGGCGTACCACATGTCCTACTACATTACATCAATTAATGTAAAAGGCATTcagtctttctttctttaagtgtgaatttttcaataaaaggaatgttttaTACACCATGTaaacatctgtaaaaaaatgtcCAATAAAATCTCACTCCATCTCCTCGTTTTCCTCAGGGCTTCCCTGTAAAGCAGATGTGATTTTGTTTTGCAAAATGGCTGCCATCTTCTTGGTGGTTTTGTTCAGAAATCCACTTTTGGGGTGGGTGCCAAAAACGTGCAAGTATAAATCCTCTTGGGAGGGTCCAGTGTAGCCGCAGTCTTCGCAGACAAAGAGCTTATCTCTCCTCTGTTTGTAAGCGTAGCCCTGCTGCACCCCGTGAATTTTTTTCAGATGAGATTCCAAAGAGCAGCGCTGAGTAAATGCCTTATTACAGATTTCGCATTTGTACGGACGGATTCCTGCAACAAAACAGAAGGAAGCAGTCAGCACGCAATACTCTCACAAGTTTGGGTCACGATGCGCTAGAGCAAAACTATGCAAACATCAGCATGATTTACGCCCCGGCTactgggctttattcactaaagtatgAGATTACAGGAGGAATCGTGACCTCCTAATTCCATTATGCATTAGGAAGATGAGTTTCTCCTATAAGAAAAGTAAGGCTGGGTCTGTTTAATGCAGTGACATCGCTAGGGAGGGGCACGGACCACCTATGTGAcccaataaaattaaatatggtgGCTGGTGCTATAGCCTGGCACCACTAACTGCCTTAACCCTTAGATAGTCAGAGCACAAGTCAAAGGCTCCAGACAGTATCATGCACAGGAATCATATTTGAGGGAGGCATCATGCAGAACAACTTTTTGTTCCCACAAAACTGCACATATACACTTAATAAGCATAACCACATGCATTCATATACAAAtatccccatgtaaaaacatagacacacacacacacacacactggactACCATAAACACAGATCCCAGCTCCTATCTGCAGAGTATCTCTTTTCCTGCAGGTTGATGGTTGGGGGATCGTGGCACATTAACTCTGACCCTTGCTATTTCCTTACAAGCAGAGAGTCACCCAGCATCCTCAACTGTTGCTCGCACTGCTCTAGAACATATAATCATTCTTGTAACTTATTTCCATTATAAATAATAGGGATGCACGAGCTGCCATGCTTTGGATTTTTACCAAAAACAGTTTTGGTAAACACAACGTGACCATTTGAGCGGTTATGCTATTCAATAAAAGTAGAATCTAGAATACTTTTAGTTTAAAGGCGGTCACAGATTTATAGTCACCGACAGGTTAGCAGATAGAAAACGCAATCAGGTGTAAGCTATGCCGAGCTCCATTTGGATAGATGCAATCCTACGAGGATCACAAGCCAAGGCACAGCCACAGAATCGGCAAACTTTGAGCCTGTAAAACACTCCTTGAGTGCTTGGACTTCCTGGTATTTTCCAGAGTCACTGTATGTTTTATTGGCCAATATGGGCTTGCTTGATCATATTAACCATTTGGCCGAACAGGGTTTTGCTGGCTCTATGTTTAATTATTATGctatgctgttattttaactcaAGCTTTCCATATGTTTCAAGAGTCAAGTAGAAAGCCATTACTATGAATGCATCTGCATAGGCATAAGAAACCTGGCCTCTATCTGAAAGGGTTCAAGGCCCAAGCATGGACATGATAATACTGTGTTTGGTCCTTAATCTAGCCTTGGAGGGGAGGAAAGTGGAAACGTGTGTAATCTATAACATCAAGGAGTAAATGAGTGGTTTGTTTCATAACACTGCTCAGACCTGTAAGTGTAACTGGGGCATATATGGCCCTTCAACTGTTTATATCTAGTTTACACTCAAAAAGAATGAAAGACAATGGTTGTATTTTGTTGAATAATGTGATGTaaaagtttaaccctttatgtatttccttgCTATAGAgatctattttaaaaataaacctgCATTCTATTAAATGTGTTCTAATCAACACCACAGTGGCCCTAAAATTCGagtcattatattttttttatatctaccTACTAGAGATGTTGCTATTGAAACagataatatatagaaatatatagaaCATGTACAGAAAAGTTAGTTTAGCAAACTGTTAACACAATCGCAATAATTACGCGCGGCCTGCAGAGGGCGCCAGAGAGTCAGTCTCACCTGTATGAGTCCTCACGTGTCTCTTCAGATCGAAAGTGTCGTTGAAGCCCTTGCCGCAGAAGGTGCACAGGTGCCGCTTCTCCTGGTTGTGGCATTTCATGTGGCGATTGAGCATGCGCTGTAAGCGGAAGCCTTTGCCACATATATCGCAGCTGTAAATCTCCTCACTGTAGGTTCCAGTTGTAACCTAAACgagatataacaataaatacaaaggCGTTTCTTATCACAATACTAACCACGATACGGAGCAAGGATACAAATCATCGGCCTACTTGGACAGGACTCCCATTACCATCACGCTCAGCAAGCATGTAGAGTGATGAGAGTCGTAATCCACAGCCAATGGATTTTTCTAGGTAGCAGTTGTTACTGCTCAGTACTTTAAATGCACCCCTTTTATATTAACTATACAAAGTATCAAGTatattttattcacacattACTGTTCTTATTAGCCActgtttgaaatatattttatgattttaatgtattaattattattattattaattattattattattattatgcattgtATCCTCTCtttgttctctctcttctccccagATATTGCTgacatattattaataataaataataataaactatatagattatattacaggttgtaaattatttaattatcgAGTGACGtcatatagcttttttttcatttatttcattgtgTGATTTACAGCAAACTTTacttttaaaaaggcaaaaacctaataaaaatctaaaatgattTCACTTCCAATCAAGCATAAGGGTTAATCACGTGACACTGTGCAAACACAGGGCAACAACCAGTACCAGCTAGTGAGTCAAGCTCTGAGGACCAAGATAACAGAACTCTGAAGAATCTTTAAGTAGACTTATCTTCCATGACTAATTTGGTAAATGGTTAAACAAACAAGCACAggagtcacaataatgtgtgcTCTACACAACTCTGTCCAAAGTGATGTCATTCAAATCAACTGAATTGTTTGGTAGGTTTGTCTTTTTACTTCTCTTCCCCCCAAAATATCTTTAGTATAGTACCCCAGTATTTTAATCTACAGCTTCTTAATGTATCCTTCTTCCCCTAAATGCTGGGAATATACAATTGGTTTCTTAGGAGGGGAGGACAAATACCCAAGATCATGTCACAAGCACATATATTGTACACATGCATGTACCTATACATACATGGCTTTGGAGTGTGTAAGCCTTTGAGTGGCATTGATGCTTACTAGTTAGTACCTTTCCACAGGTTTAAATGGACCTCTTTGTAGTCAGCATCCTGATTATTGATCCTTTGGGACCAACAGTCACTGACTAGTTGACTAGTTACTTTCCATTCTGCTTCATTTAGCCGGATCTCATTTGTAATTAAAAgacaaggggaggaaaaaaactttaaagtgATCAAAGGAGCTGTGATTAAAGCTATTGAGAAAAAAGGAGACAGTCATGAGTGACTAGATCCCTGTACTGATAGGAGGTGGGAAGACCCAATTTACTAGATACCCTTAAAATACTATCTTAATatatcccttttttctttaaaataattttgaaatttCCAAAcaggtgaaaaacaaaaaagggttaataatggTTATTTCTTTGTCAAAAGCATTTAAACTATCTTCAAGCTGTTAGATACAGGTCTGTGGGTCTTATTTTTAACTACCGTACTTTTGTTAAAGGAGAAGAATATGTAATAGAATCTTCAGATTGACCAAGGCTgcaaatattatattgttttcgacaaatttgtaaaaaaaaaaaattaaaaaaaaaaaaaaaagaggttgtGAATTTCcgcagaaaaataatatataccggtatttataACCAGGTACATGATACATTGAAGACAACCGGTATCTGTGCCTTATGCATACGTAGTTTACGTAAGAGACAGCTGAGGTCTGAAATGAACTCTTCTTCTATGTGGATCagtaaaatgtatcaacttcTATTAAACACTCCATTCAATAAGAATATATCAatgttcctatatatatatatatatatatatatatatatatttatatatatatatatatatataattataatatataatatatatccataAAATAGGGTTGGTGGAAGATTTACACATTCTGGtatctaataaaaaatgttcatatCAGAGTTCTTAATGTGGTATCATCTTAAGGCATGTTTTACATCCATGCATAAAACATTGGTAAATATACAAAACACG contains:
- the OVOL2 gene encoding transcription factor Ovo-like 2, with translation MPRAFLVKRRTPPPSVRSWDELPDEERADTYIPDSIDCILKYVTEDSWSNSSDPAGDSPERSSSNGGATTPKSSDHLGEVLFPTAEGSRQEDAEEQPLDLKGKRSPVRSKIKVTTGTYSEEIYSCDICGKGFRLQRMLNRHMKCHNQEKRHLCTFCGKGFNDTFDLKRHVRTHTGIRPYKCEICNKAFTQRCSLESHLKKIHGVQQGYAYKQRRDKLFVCEDCGYTGPSQEDLYLHVFGTHPKSGFLNKTTKKMAAILQNKITSALQGSPEENEEME